TTTGTTGCACTATTTCTCAGACATATAGTATAATGTGTAACTACATCCTTCAATTCTGCTAGCTCCCTCCCTCTTAGCAAATttaaagaaaatatgcatcagAGACCTACAAAGGACTGTGACATAGGGGGGTTGCCTCGACACTGACTGGTCGAGGCAACCCCTGGCAAACTGGCCTTGCAAACTTTAGGGTGATTTAAACCAGTAGATggcattttcatacatttttcaacccACAAACTGCAGATTTCATAAATTGTGAAGAAATAATGTCAATATTAACACCAGCATTGATGCAGGGCTCCACACTAACTTTTTGTCTTGGTTGCACTTGTGCGCCTAACTTTTTTATTTAGGTGCACCAGCACAAAATGTAGGTGCACCCAAATTTTTTCCTTGCGTCGCCATTAACGCCACAATTTCAAGGTCACCTTTTTATCACGCTCCATATACATTCATATATATCATGTAACCACCCCCCCTTTGCTGTCCTCTGCCCCTCAGATGGCCAAcacctgtaatttggccttcttCCCATTTGGCCTTGGCTAAACCAGCTTGCCACACTCCCTAGCATCAAACATATCATTCATATCATTTAGTTTACAGCTCAAAAAGTATATTTTACAGTGGAGTACTTCCTTTAAAAGTTAGCCAGGCTACTAAAACTTTTGACATGATTGAAATTTTCCCGTGTTGTGTAGAATCAGCCAAAGGATCAACTGGTGAAGACATGTCTGGAGGACCGACTGTCAGACGAGAATCCCAGTTTGTTCCAGAGACTGCCCTGACTGATGATGAGTGCAACAAAGCAATCTCACTGATGAAACATTCTGCTGATGCAGACACAATCAAGAAGAAAATGGAACTGACGTTTGTGTATCGCCGCAAAATGATCCTCGACCCCCAGCAGTCAAGCAACATACTGTCTGAGTTTCCACGTTTTAAAGACGTCAAAAGCTTGGTAATTATGTTATTTTGAAAATACTATGACAAGTGAATTGTTTTGTAAGACATTGTAGTgatactagctagctaaactagcacgcaatacaatttgattggctGTCAAATAACTGAAATTGTCACCAACACCACCCCACTCCAGGTTGAACAGGATTTTGTTCTAATGTTCGGAGAGGATACCTCAAGCAAGCTTCTGGAAAGGTGGCCGGTCACGTTCAAGAAAAAGATCATCAAACAATGCAGAAAGCTTCCATCCACAAGTGAGCTTGAAGAACTCTTGCTGGCAGCTGATCCTCCTGAGGATGGCACTGAATTGGATGTTGACTTTGGTAAGATGCTTGTAAGCCTACCTTTTGTGTTGTATTGCAATATCAACATTATgtgtaaacatttaaatatcaACATAATACTAAGAAGCTGGATCTGTGAAAGATTTACGAGTACGTTCTGTAGCAGTATATTGAACAAAACTTTTGAGATTTGACTCAGCCCTGTGGATGTTTTAGTTAGAGAACTTCTTGTGATGTagaactgctgtctgtctgggggtCTTTTGTAAAGAAAACAACGTAACTGAAGTGTGTTAACATTGAACTTGTGTTGTTACAGGTTGGGACAGTGATCTGTCATCGGTTTTactgcttatacacctgattccACCCTCCGCTCAGGGTCGGAAGAGACCAGGAAAGGTTTCCGCATCCCAAGCAGAGAAACATCTTGTGGTATTCAAGAAGGTTTGTATTTTTTCTAATTTGTGGTATGAACACCTAATATTAGGCTACAAGTATTCATTCAATATTCATATTCAATAAGAGTAGTGTATTGGCTCTTTCTGCATATTCTACAACTACTTGGCCATTAACTACAGTTTTCCCTCATTTGTCTTCGCAGACCGGAACAAACATTCAAGAGCATCTCGATGCCATCACTACTAGCGCTCAGCCCTATCTCCTAGCTGTTGGAGTTAAGAAGAATGCAATCCACCAGTTCTTCATCATTATCGACAAGAATGCCATACCTTGCAGGTCAACCTCTTCTCTTGTTGCTTTTGACGAACTATTTAAGGCACATTTTGTGTTTGGCACATCCTACAACACCATGCTCCACAACATGTACACTTTCATCCAAACTACAGTGTACAGCATCGATGCTGGCAAGGTCAAAGAGAGCCCTCGTGTTGCTGAAATCAGGGCGAGGTTACTTCATTAGTGCTTGAAGTTTCTCCTCGAACATGAAGTGTTTTGTTTGTCAGGCTGAGTTATCGAGTTCAAATATGCTTGTTAGGCATTTACGATTAGTTCACGGTTACTTGCCTGGAAAAAATCTCCGGCTTAAATGTGCTCAGACTGGATGTGGCTGTGCGTTTGGTACGTTTTCTGGTTTTAGGAAACATTTAAACACAAAACACACTGAGTATATTGACCAACAGGTTGACCCTGATGTTTATTTAAGCAGCATTGGAGAGGCAGTGACCACTAATGTAGAGGAGACAGCTACAACGTCACGGACAGTTAATGAACACGAGGTAGCCACATCTACTCTGTTGAAAAAGTCCAACAGGAGCACTCTAGATATGTGTGCCTCTGCTGTTGCACAACTAAAAGCAGCTGGATTAAGTCAATCTACTGTAAATAGTTTTGTTTCCTCCATGGAAGAAGTGTTTTTTGAGATTCAAAGTCAAGCTACAGATGCAGCTTTGCAGTGCTTATCTCCACAGGAAACTGAAAataagaacagaatagaacaatcTTTGCAAAAGTTGGAAAACCCTTTCACACCCTTAAATTCAGAAGCTAAACGAAATAAACACTTCAAAGAGAAATGGGGAATCGTAGAACCTGTTGAAAAGGTGCTTGGCACAAGATTTGACAGCAGAAGAAACAAAACAACTGGGACATACGATCAGGTCGTTGTAACTGACAAGTTTGCATATATTCCTATTTTAGAAACACTAAAGGCCATTTTTCAAAACCCAGAACTTGCAGACATGTTCAAGCCCAGGCACATGCCCAAGGAAGGTGTGTATGCAGACTTGAgagatgcaaaaaaaaaaaaaaaaagtccctTATTCTCTATAGAAAAAGATGCCATACAGATCCAGCTATTTTATGACGACTTTGAAACAGCAAACCCCTTGGGGTCTAAAAAGGGTATACACAAATTAGGTGCTATATACTTTACATTAAGGAATTTTCCCCCCAATCTTTAATTCATCATTGATAAATATTCATTTGGGTGCTCTTTTCCATGCGCAGGACATCAAGCGTTATGGTTTTAATTTGATACTTGAGCCACTTGTCAGTGATCTTAAAGTACTCGAGACAGAGGGACTTAAAGTTCCCAGATTGAAAGATGTGATTCACGGTACCATAGTTCAGGTCACTGGTGATAATCTTGGGTTGCATGGTTTATTTGGCTTTGTGGAGTCATTTGGGGCAAGGTATTGTTGTCGTTTCTGTCTCCTTGAGAAAGATTGTTTTCAAACTGTGTTCTGTGAAGATGATCCAAAAGTTGTACTACGAACTATCGAGATGCACAAACTGCACTGTCAAACTTTACAAACAGATCCTACACTACCTCATATCTATGGTGTCAAACGCATTTGTCTGCTGAATTCACTACAGTATTTTAATACAGCCAACAATTTTTCTGTAGATATAATGCACGATATTTTAGAAGGAGTTGCTCAGTTTGAAGTCAAACTTGTCCTGCAGTACATTAAGGAAAACTTCCTAAATGCTGAACAACTGGCTGGTAGAATACATGCTTTTGACTATGGATACAATCAGCAGCGAAACCGTCCACCTAGAGTAAAGTTGTTTGATGGAAGTAATGATTTGGGGTTGAATGCTATACAGTCTTGGTGCTTATTACGTAATATGCCTTTGCTATTTGGTGATTTAATACAGTCAGATGACCAGCACTGGCATCTTCTACTTTTGCTTCTACACATTGTTAACATTGTATTTTCCCCAGTCCTTACATAAGGCATGACCATTTACCTCAAACATTTAATCATTGATCATCATCAGCTCTTCAAGCAGTTGTTTCCTGCAATCAATCTCTTACCAAAGCATCACTTCATGATTCATTACCCTCGTAATATAAAAAACATCGGCCCAGTTCTGCACATGTGGTGCATGCGTTATGAAGctaaacataattttttttaagAAGCAATTAAAAAGCTTTAAAAATGTAACAAAAACATTAGCCAAAAAGCACCAAAGTTGTATGGCAATGTATCGAGAGTCCTTTAGCAAGGAAAGATTAACTTTAGGTTCGGGAAGATGGTAACACTTAGTGAGCTCAAAGAAGGTCCCGAGATTGCTTTAAAATGTGGGTCTGTATTGTCTACCAGTGTGTTTTCTGCCAAGTGGATCAAACATCATGGTACAGAGTACCGCCGTGACTTCATTATCTGTACTGAGGTAGCATTTGAGATGCCTGTATTTTGTAAAATCAAAATTATTGCTGTGAAAGATGACTGTGTATTGCTCTGTGGAAAACTGATGGAAACAGTGTGTTTTGATTACCATTACTATGCCTTTAAGGTCAGGATGCATCCAGACAGGGTTCAAAAGGTGATCAACATTACTGAACTGTGTTACTTTAAACCTTTTGATGTTCAAATGAAGTATGGAACGACAGATTCCTCCTTGTATGTTGTTCCCTATTGCCATTTTATGGAAACCTAAGGTCAATGTTTTAAAAAGGGATTTGTATTCTTAATATATTTTAGCCTGACATAGTTGAGCTGTTAATAAAAATTTGAAATGCATTATTTTGTGGTAAGTTGTGATTTTTACTCACTTAATGGAGTATTTGGTGTAATTTGACactaaaaaagtgtaaaatgAATACTGCTGAGATTTATTTCCGTGACACTATACGGTGTTAGAATTTGACTCTATTTGAGCTTGTTTTTCACTGCAAGATAGTCAATTATCAACACAATAGTGTGTAACATCAACACTTATCAGAGTTATTTTAACCTTGAGTGTCAACTCCATGCAGTGTTAAACTGGACTGGAATCAAACTCAATCAGAGTTGATTTGTTATTTTAGAAGAGTAAATGATTAACTCTTCCAAGGGTAATATTTACACTCTCCAGTGTTATTTAACCTTTAGTGTAAAATTAAAATAACACTATTCAGTGTAAGCGAGTGTTAAATTTTTACTCTATTTAGAGTTAATTTAACTCTAAAATGTTAACACTATGAAAAGAGTCAAATTAACACTATTTCAGGGTGGGACCATATACACTCAGAAATAGTGTTAAATTTAACTCTTTAAGTGTTACTTTAACACTTCAAAATTTACTGTGTAgtgcctacagtgcattcggaaagtattcagaccccatgattTTTTTATCCATtatctaaaatgtattttaaaataataatcgtcatcaatctacacacaataccccataatgacaaagcaaaaactggttttaagacattttagctaatgtaaaaaaaaaaaaaaatcacatttacataagtattcagaccctttactcagtactttcttgaaacacctttggcagtgattacagcctcgagccttcttgggtatgacaccacAAACTTggctcacctgtatttggggagtttctcccattcttctctgcacatgctctcaagttctgtcaggttggatggggagcatcgctgcacagctattttcaagtctctccagagatgtcagatcgggttcaagtccaggctctggctgggcccctcaaggaaattcagagacttctcccgaagccactccagcgttgtcttcgctgtgtgcttagggttgttgtcctgttgtaaggtgaaccttctccccaggcTGAGggcctgagtgctctggagcaggttttcatcaaggatctctctgtactttgctccattcatcattccatcgatcctgactagtctcccagtcccagccgctgaaaaacatccccacagcatgatgctaccaccgccatgcttcaccgtagggatggtgccaggtttccttcagacgtgactctttcaggccaaagagttcaatcttggtttcatcagaccagaaaatcttgtttctcatggtctgagtcctttaggtgccttttggcaaactccaagcgggctgtcatgtgccttttactgaggagtggcttccgtttggccactctagcataaaggcctgattggtggagtgctgcagagatggttgtccttctggaaagttctcccatcttgctcagtttggccgggtggccagctctaggaagagtcttggtggttccaatcttcttccatttaagaatgatggaggccactgtgttcttggggaccttcaatgctgcagaaatgttttggtaccctttcccagatctgtgcctcgacacaatcctgtctctgagctctacggacaattccttcaacctcatggcttggtttttgctataacatgcactgtcaactgtgggaccttatatagacctgtgtgtgcatttccaaatcatgtccaatcaattgaatttaccacaggtggactccaatcaagttgtagaaacatcaaggatgatcaatggaaacaagatgcacatgagctcaatttcgagtctcacagcaaagggtctgaatacttatgttttttctttttaataaatttgcaaaaatcctgaaaaacctgtttttgctttgtcattatggggtattgtctgtagatttccgaatgcactgtatgtgacatGTTGATTATTTTTTCTTCATATGAATTTGGCTCTAACGTTTGAACAGTTTAAGCTACAAAATAGtatgaccccattcctgaaagctCTCAGGAACACGTACAGTACATGCTTTCTGTTTTCCTCTCTCATGCTCACAAGGACTGGGAAATTAATTCAAAGAATTCTCCCTTCAGACTGTAAATTGGCATTACATGATTTGACATATCTTtgtattacagtgggggaaaaaagtatttagtctgccaccaattgtgcaagttctcccacttaaaaagatgagagaggcctgtaattttcatcataggtacacgtcaactatgacagacaaaatgagaaaaaaatatccagaaaatcacattgtaggattttttatgaatttatttgcaaattatggtggaaaataagtatttggtcaataacaaaagtttctcaatactttgttatataccctttgttggcaatgacacaggtcaaacgttttcagtaagtcttcacaaggttttcacacactgttgctagtattttggcccattcctccatgcagatctcctctagagcagtgatgttttggggctgtcgctgggcaacacggactttcaactccctccaaagattttctatggggttgagatctggagactggctaggccactccaggaccttgaaatgcttcttacgaagccactcctttgttgcccgggcggtgtgtttgggatcattgtcatgctgaaagacccagccacgtttcatcttcaatgcccttgctgatggaaggaggttttcactcaaaatctcacgatacatggccccattcattctttcctttacacggatcagtcgtcctggtccctttgcagaaaaacatccccaaagcatgatgtttccacccccatgcttcacagtaggtatggtgttctttggatgcaactcagcattctttgtcctccaaacacgacgagttaagtaattaccaaaaagttttattttggtttcatctgaccatatgacattctcccaatcctcttctggatcatccaaatgcactctagcaaacttcagacgtgcctggacatgtactggcttaagcagggggacacgtctggcactgcaggatttgagtccctggcggcgtagtgtgttactgatggtaggctttgttactttggtcccagctctctgcaggtcattcactaggtccccccgtgtggttctgggatttttgctcaccattcttgtgatcattttgaccccacgggggtgagatcttgcgtggagccccagatcgagggagattatcagtggtcttgtatgtcttccatttcctaataattgctcccacagttgatttcttcaaaccaagctgcttacccattgcagattcagtcttcccagcctggtgcaggtctacaattttgtttctggtgtcctttgacagctctttggtcttggccatagtggagtttggagtgtgactgtttgaggttgtggacaggtgtcttttatactgataacaagttcaaacaggtgccattaatacaggtaacgagtggaggacagaggagcctcttaaagaagaagttacaggtctgtgagagccagaatcttgcttgtttgtaggtgaccaaatagttattttccaccataatttgcaaataaattcataaaaaatcctacaatgtgattttctggatttttttctctcaatttgtctgtcatagttgacatgtacagtggggaaaaaagtatttagtcagccaccaattgtgcaagttctcccacttaaaaagttgagagaggcctgtaattttcatcataggtacaagtcaactatgacagacaaaatgagagaaaaaaatccagaaaatcacattgtaggatttttaatgaatttatttgcaaattatggtggaaaataagtatttggtcaataacaaaagtttctcaatactttgttatacaccctttgttggcaatgacacaggtcaaacgttttctgtaagtcttcacaaggttttcacacactattgctggtattttggcccattcctccatgcagatctcctctagagcagtgatgttttggggctgtcgctgggcaacacggactttcaactccctcgaaagattttctatggggttgagatctggagactggctaggccactccaggaccttgaaatgcttcttacgaagccactccttcgttgcccgggcggtgtgtttgggatcattgtcatgctgaaagactcagccacgtttcatcttcaatgcccttgctgatggaaggaggttttcactcaaaatctcacgatacatggccccattcattctttcctttacacggatcagtcgtcctggtccctttgcagaaaaacagccccaaagcataatgtttccacccccatgcttcacagtaggtatggtgttctttggatgcaactcagcattctttgtcctccaaacacgacgagttgagtttttaccaaaaagttctattttggtttcatctgaccatctgacattctcccaatcctcttctggatcatccaaatgcactctagcaaacttcagacgggcctggacatgtactggcttaagcagggggacacgtctcgcactgcaggatttgagtccctggcggcgtagtgtgttactgatggtaggctttgttactttggtcccagctctctgcaggtcattcactaggtcccccggtgtggttctgggatttttgctcaccgttcttgtgatcattttgaccccacggggtgagatcttgcatggagccccagatcgagggagattatcagtggtcttgtatgtcttccatttcctaataattgctcccacagttgatttcttcaaaccaagctgcttacctattgcagattcagtcttcccagcctggtgcaggtctacaattttgtttctggtgtcctttgacagctctttggtcttggccatagtggagtttggagtgtgactgtttgaggttgtggacaggtgtcttttatactgataacaagttcaaactggtgccattaatacaggtaacgagtggaggacagaggagcctcttaaagaagaagttacaggtctgtgagagccagatatcttgcttgtttgtaggtgaccaaatacttattttccaccataatttgcaaataaattcatataaaatcctacaatgtgattttctggattttcttttctcaatttgtctgtcatagttgacgtgtacctatgatggaaattacaggcatctcatctttttaagtgggagaacttgcacaattggtggctgactaaatacttttttcccccactgtacctatgatgaaaagtacaggcctctctcatctttttaagtgggagaacttgcacaattggtggctgactaaatacttttttccccactgtatttatttagATGCTTAGTTTTAAAATGACCTACTTACTTTTAAGAGGTTTTTAATAGTtgtttaaataaaaaattaaaaaatgttgAGCAAgcgttgtgccttttccttttcaatgattATCAGATTTTTTTGGTTGCACCATGTTGGTTGAGCATCCACTTCTTTCCTAATTACttttgttgtgtgtgtctgttgcttTTTTATACAGTTCTTCTGAAGAATAATAGCATGTGGAAAATTCCGGCCCCCCATGCAATTaactttttattttcattttatttACATCTGGCCCCTTTAAGAATATAGTTCAATAGCCCTGGTTTAGAGATTGCCTTTGTAATGCTCAGCACTCTGTAGACAACCATGAGAATGTCTGGACAGGAATGAGTGTGCTTGAGATCATTGGGATTTGTACTTAACCCACTGGCTGGACTGTTTGTTCACACGCTCCTTTCTGTATATAGTGTGTAGTGATGGCTTGGTAAATAAAAATCCTTTATCAACAATACATGCAGTAGGTGGGTCATAGAAGGGATTGCTTTATCTTacacagaatgtgtgtgtgtgtgtgtgtgtgtgtgtgtgtgtgtgtgtgtgtgtgtgtgtgtgtgtgtgtgtgtgtgtgtgtgtgtgtgtgcaagagagaaagagagagatagagagtagaaagagagagagaaacaaagttGTGATAGTATGTACAGAAAGATAGTGaaagcgcgcgagagagagagagagtagactgAGCAGGAGCAAACATAACTGCTCTAAACAGCAGAACAGTGTAAATCAATCCGTGGGTTCATATTTCACCCAAACGCAAACTGTATTTTACGTGCTTCTTCTATTTGGAGCTCAGTGTGCTAGGCTTATGTTAGGAGAAAGACGGCTTTTTAAGCTCTAATGATGGTACCATCACTCTGTGTGTATTTGAACAGTGCTCTGCTGAGGAGCAAGGGTTAGAGTGATGACGATCctacagagacagtcagacagcgtATGGAATACTCCAATTTAAAGTTTCAGATTTAGAACATTCGGCAGTGGCACCAAATATTCCAGAATGTTCTAGTAAGAATGTAAATCTTCATTGCCTGGTATTTACTAAAAAACATATGTGAAAGTATGGGGAGCAAAAAAGCTAATCTGAGGAAAATGCTACCGAAGTTTTATCAACACATCGCCTGTGCTACTCGATCATCAAGAATTCTTAACCATTGCTACTCCGCCTTCCGgaatggctacaaggccctccctttggcaaatctgatcacgcctccattctgctcctcccttcctataggcagaaacttaaacaggaagtactcgtggtaaggactgttcattgttggtctgaccaatcggaacctatgcttcaagattgttttgatcacgcggactgggatatgttccaggttgCTCCTTaaaataacattgacgtatacactgactcggtgactgagttcatcaggaagtgcatagaggtTGTTGTTCCCActagacaagaggaatacctatggaaCTGGGTCCTTGACTTCCTGGgtcctggaattcctgacgggccgacccaaggtgtgaaggtaggcaacaaaaTCTCTgatacactgatcctcaacacgggggcccccacaggggtgcgtgctcagccccctc
This window of the Coregonus clupeaformis isolate EN_2021a chromosome 10, ASM2061545v1, whole genome shotgun sequence genome carries:
- the LOC121534843 gene encoding uncharacterized protein LOC121534843 isoform X1; translation: MWNDCGSMLLKAKLGDVQKFVRITEPNLKDFLIAAFAKFGVPAVTEESVSMVASSEQSQPSSLDTLDSEDTVIISDSPSRKRQRLDTEAKQLVESALTNKTGGERIINEYNRTKSLTDETRRKMVNMLAADMTEMNGTSPPRQVKEMYAKGIVTLFPYLSDPFSKNGYEHYYDGESGTGYLAWRIKTIQRGTAKDRRSSFGESAKGSTGEDMSGGPTVRRESQFVPETALTDDECNKAISLMKHSADADTIKKKMELTFVYRRKMILDPQQSSNILSEFPRFKDVKSLVEQDFVLMFGEDTSSKLLERWPVTFKKKIIKQCRKLPSTSELEELLLAADPPEDGTELDVDFGWDSDLSSVLLLIHLIPPSAQGRKRPGKVSASQAEKHLVVFKKTGTNIQEHLDAITTSAQPYLLAVGVKKNAIHQFFIIIDKNAIPCRSTSSLVAFDELFKAHFVFGTSYNTMLHNMYTFIQTTVYSIDAGKVKESPRVAEIRARLLH
- the LOC121534843 gene encoding uncharacterized protein LOC121534843 isoform X3; the encoded protein is MWNDCAFAKFGVPAVTEESVSMVASSEQSQPSSLDTLDSEDTVIISDSPSRKRQRLDTEAKQLVESALTNKTGGERIINEYNRTKSLTDETRRKMVNMLAADMTEMNGTSPPRQVKEMYAKGIVTLFPYLSDPFSKNGYEHYYDGESGTGYLAWRIKTIQRGTAKDRRSSFGESAKGSTGEDMSGGPTVRRESQFVPETALTDDECNKAISLMKHSADADTIKKKMELTFVYRRKMILDPQQSSNILSEFPRFKDVKSLVEQDFVLMFGEDTSSKLLERWPVTFKKKIIKQCRKLPSTSELEELLLAADPPEDGTELDVDFGWDSDLSSVLLLIHLIPPSAQGRKRPGKVSASQAEKHLVVFKKTGTNIQEHLDAITTSAQPYLLAVGVKKNAIHQFFIIIDKNAIPCRSTSSLVAFDELFKAHFVFGTSYNTMLHNMYTFIQTTVYSIDAGKVKESPRVAEIRARLLH
- the LOC121534843 gene encoding uncharacterized protein LOC121534843 isoform X4; protein product: MWNDCESVSMVASSEQSQPSSLDTLDSEDTVIISDSPSRKRQRLDTEAKQLVESALTNKTGGERIINEYNRTKSLTDETRRKMVNMLAADMTEMNGTSPPRQVKEMYAKGIVTLFPYLSDPFSKNGYEHYYDGESGTGYLAWRIKTIQRGTAKDRRSSFGESAKGSTGEDMSGGPTVRRESQFVPETALTDDECNKAISLMKHSADADTIKKKMELTFVYRRKMILDPQQSSNILSEFPRFKDVKSLVEQDFVLMFGEDTSSKLLERWPVTFKKKIIKQCRKLPSTSELEELLLAADPPEDGTELDVDFGWDSDLSSVLLLIHLIPPSAQGRKRPGKVSASQAEKHLVVFKKTGTNIQEHLDAITTSAQPYLLAVGVKKNAIHQFFIIIDKNAIPCRSTSSLVAFDELFKAHFVFGTSYNTMLHNMYTFIQTTVYSIDAGKVKESPRVAEIRARLLH
- the LOC121534843 gene encoding uncharacterized protein LOC121534843 isoform X2, with the translated sequence MWNDCGSMLLKAKLGDVQKFVRITEPNLKDFLIAESVSMVASSEQSQPSSLDTLDSEDTVIISDSPSRKRQRLDTEAKQLVESALTNKTGGERIINEYNRTKSLTDETRRKMVNMLAADMTEMNGTSPPRQVKEMYAKGIVTLFPYLSDPFSKNGYEHYYDGESGTGYLAWRIKTIQRGTAKDRRSSFGESAKGSTGEDMSGGPTVRRESQFVPETALTDDECNKAISLMKHSADADTIKKKMELTFVYRRKMILDPQQSSNILSEFPRFKDVKSLVEQDFVLMFGEDTSSKLLERWPVTFKKKIIKQCRKLPSTSELEELLLAADPPEDGTELDVDFGWDSDLSSVLLLIHLIPPSAQGRKRPGKVSASQAEKHLVVFKKTGTNIQEHLDAITTSAQPYLLAVGVKKNAIHQFFIIIDKNAIPCRSTSSLVAFDELFKAHFVFGTSYNTMLHNMYTFIQTTVYSIDAGKVKESPRVAEIRARLLH